A genome region from Prionailurus bengalensis isolate Pbe53 chromosome B4, Fcat_Pben_1.1_paternal_pri, whole genome shotgun sequence includes the following:
- the LOC122473001 gene encoding protein SCO2 homolog, mitochondrial, producing the protein MLLLVLAPKAWHRFSHLKPPALVWTPGGKAGHVRCRLLSRQGPGDTGRQSRPQGPGLGTRLLITALFGAGLGGAWLAARAEKEQRRQQQRTEALRQAAVGQGDFSLLDHQGRARCKADFRGQWVLMYFGFTHCPDICPDELEKLVQVVRQLEAEPGLPPVQPVFITVDPERDTVAAMARYVQDFHPRLLGLTGSAEQVAQVSRSYRVYYSAGPKDEDQDYIVDHSIAIYLLSPDGLFTDYYSRARSAEQIADSVRRHMAAFRSVLH; encoded by the coding sequence ATGCTGCTGCTGGTTCTGGCACCCAAGGCTTGGCACAGGTTCTCTCATCTGAAGCCCCCAGCCCTCGTTTGGACCCCGGGAGGCAAGGCCGGACATGTGAGGTGTCGGCTCCTGTCAAGGCAGGGCCCTGGAGACACGGGCAGGCAGAGCCggccccagggccctgggctTGGAACTAGGCTGTTGATCACCGCCTTGtttggggctgggctgggtggggcctGGCTGGCTGCCAGGGCTGAGAAGGAGCAGCGGCGGCAGCAACAGCGGACAGAGGCCCTGCGCCAGGCGGCTGTGGGCCAGGGGGACTTCAGCCTGCTGGACCACCAGGGACGGGCTCGCTGCAAAGCCGACTTCCGGGGTCAGTGGGTGCTGATGTACTTTGGGTTCACTCACTGCCCCGACATCTGCCCAGACGAGCTGGAGAAGTTGGTGCAGGTGGTACGGCAGCTGGAGGCTGAGCCCGGCCTGCCCCCGGTGCAGCCTGTCTTCATTACTGTGGACCCCGAGCGGGACACTGTCGCAGCCATGGCCCGCTACGTACAGGACTTCCACCCACGGTTGCTGGGCCTGACCGGTTCTGCTGAGCAGGTGGCCCAAGTGAGCCGCAGCTACCGCGTGTACTACAGCGCGGGCCCCAAGGACGAGGACCAGGATTACATCGTGGACCACTCCATTGCCATCTACCTGCTCAGCCCTGACGGCCTCTTCACGGACTACTACAGCCGGGCCAGATCAGCAGAGCAGATCGCAGACAGCGTGAGGCGCCACATGGCTGCCTTCCGCAGCGTCCTGCACTGA